One window from the genome of Amycolatopsis sp. NBC_01480 encodes:
- a CDS encoding MerR family transcriptional regulator, which translates to MPAALTIGDFSRATQLSVKTLRHYHRVGLLEPADVDAGTGYRRYTTEQIPTAQVIRRFRDLDMPLDHIHAVLEAPDLRKRNELISAHLVSLEQTLAQTQSAVASLRDLLAHPSTIAPVSHRRVDATMTAAVTAVITMGDLVPWYLGALGELHATLEARGIRPSGPTGGIYAGELFSDERGQATVFVPTATEIPRLGRVEPVVVPAAELAVVEHAGSLADVDRAYGTLAEYVASHELRLDGPIREYYLVGRQDTADENGWRTEVSWPIFSTGAAA; encoded by the coding sequence ATGCCTGCCGCATTGACCATTGGTGATTTCTCGCGCGCCACGCAGTTGAGCGTGAAGACGCTGCGCCACTATCACCGCGTCGGGCTGCTGGAGCCGGCCGATGTCGACGCGGGCACGGGGTATCGGCGGTACACCACCGAACAGATCCCGACGGCCCAGGTCATCCGGCGGTTCCGGGATCTGGACATGCCGCTGGACCACATTCACGCCGTGCTGGAGGCCCCCGATCTGCGCAAGCGGAACGAGCTGATCTCCGCGCACCTGGTGAGCCTGGAGCAAACCCTGGCTCAGACGCAGTCCGCGGTGGCTTCGTTACGCGACCTGCTCGCCCACCCGTCGACCATCGCGCCGGTCAGTCACCGCCGGGTGGACGCGACGATGACGGCGGCGGTCACCGCGGTGATCACCATGGGCGACCTCGTGCCCTGGTACCTGGGCGCTCTCGGCGAACTGCACGCCACGCTCGAGGCCCGCGGCATCCGCCCGTCCGGCCCGACTGGCGGGATCTACGCCGGGGAGCTGTTCAGCGACGAGCGTGGGCAGGCCACCGTTTTCGTCCCGACGGCGACCGAGATCCCGCGGCTGGGCCGGGTCGAGCCGGTGGTCGTGCCGGCCGCCGAGCTCGCGGTCGTCGAGCATGCCGGGTCGCTTGCCGACGTCGATCGGGCGTACGGGACGCTGGCCGAGTACGTGGCCAGCCACGAGCTGCGGCTGGACGGACCCATCCGGGAGTATTACCTCGTCGGCCGTCAGGACACCGCCGACGAGAACGGGTGGCGGACCGAGGTCAGCTGGCCCATTTTCAGCACCGGGGCGGCCGCGTAA
- a CDS encoding nitroreductase/quinone reductase family protein, with protein MDLITTFRENPERMPRLAVLTTTGAKTGLRRESLLGYLEFDGTGVVVASAAGASRNPNWYHNIRSNPRVTVETGRTTYDAYAGIPPAPERDSLFARVVEAAPGYAEYQAKTTRVIPVVVLHRLDRVKGMGDWLVEVHRWLRDELISLRAQAIDGEVTLSPPDLRAHCAGFCTALERHHGGEDAATFPMLAERFPSLTTELAELTAQHTTVARIQRELRTAVDVAELDRLAAELDAHFAHEERTVVTALNAIADAPPG; from the coding sequence ATGGATCTCATCACCACTTTTCGCGAGAATCCCGAGCGGATGCCACGCCTCGCGGTACTCACCACCACCGGCGCGAAAACGGGGCTACGAAGGGAAAGTCTGCTCGGCTACCTCGAATTCGACGGGACCGGCGTGGTCGTCGCGTCGGCGGCCGGAGCGTCGCGGAATCCGAATTGGTACCACAACATTCGCAGCAATCCGCGTGTCACGGTAGAAACCGGCAGGACCACGTACGACGCGTACGCGGGCATCCCACCGGCCCCGGAACGCGACAGCCTCTTCGCGCGTGTCGTCGAAGCCGCACCCGGGTACGCCGAGTACCAAGCGAAGACCACTCGCGTGATTCCCGTGGTCGTCCTGCACCGGCTCGACCGGGTGAAAGGCATGGGCGACTGGCTCGTCGAGGTCCACCGCTGGCTGCGCGACGAGCTGATTTCCCTGCGCGCCCAAGCCATCGACGGTGAGGTGACGCTTTCGCCACCGGACCTGCGCGCCCATTGCGCCGGTTTCTGCACCGCACTGGAGCGTCACCACGGCGGTGAGGACGCCGCCACCTTCCCGATGCTCGCCGAGCGTTTCCCATCTCTCACAACGGAATTGGCCGAACTCACAGCGCAGCACACGACCGTCGCGCGCATCCAGCGTGAGCTGCGGACGGCCGTCGACGTCGCCGAGCTGGACCGCCTGGCCGCCGAACTGGACGCGCACTTCGCCCACGAGGAACGCACCGTGGTGACCGCCCTCAACGCGATCGCGGATGCCCCGCCTGGCTGA
- a CDS encoding S9 family peptidase: MRNTLPLALAAPTIRSRHGDHVVDEYAWMAGGGSDLIAHLSAENDYADGETSDQAPLVQDIYDEIAARTKQTDLTVPSLNDKWWYYTRIVEGLQHPIYCRFPRYGDEQLPDISLPGEQVLLDGNDLAGKDDVFAVGAFRVSADEKLLAYSLDGTGDERFVLRVKDLRSGELLDDVITGAYYTCAWSLDAKYLFYVTVDAANRPHQVMRHELGTPVCNDALVFQEDDSRFWVTVVLTRSKRFLCIRTSSATTSEVWLLDAGDPTAAPQVFRRREPGVYYTVEHQFGPSGADRLLVLHNKDAANFELSVGTADNGPWTPVIPHDSDTRLSWVIAFADNLVVYYRRGLVTGLRVIDEAGAHEIAFPDDVYTLAPASNPRYDTQQFRLTYSSPITPDSVYSYDMAERRLSLLRRRPVQNGPDGSPYRSEDYRVVREWAVAEDGTKIPITIVSRADLPIDGSAGCVLYGYGSYERPVDMGFSIYRLSLLDRGICYAVAHVRGGGDMGKAWHEAARRLTKKTSFSDYVACAQHLVARRWTSSSTLIARGSSAGGLLVGAAVTMAPEAFGGVIARVPFVDPLTAMLDDSAPLTATERDEWGDPIQLPEVYAYMKSYSPYENVRAMRYPPILAITSLNDTRVRCHEAAKWIARLRARAYGGPFLLKTELKAGHRGRSGRYDAWRTEALVLAWVVTTTRAARK; this comes from the coding sequence ATGAGAAATACGCTCCCCCTCGCACTTGCCGCACCGACTATTCGAAGCCGCCACGGTGACCACGTCGTCGACGAATACGCATGGATGGCTGGCGGTGGTTCTGACCTAATAGCGCATCTGTCCGCCGAGAACGACTACGCCGACGGCGAGACATCTGACCAGGCTCCTTTGGTTCAGGACATTTACGACGAAATCGCAGCGCGAACAAAGCAGACGGACCTCACCGTTCCCAGCCTCAACGATAAATGGTGGTATTATACGCGGATCGTAGAAGGGTTACAGCACCCGATATATTGCCGTTTTCCTCGATACGGGGACGAACAGCTCCCCGACATCTCACTGCCCGGTGAACAGGTCCTGCTCGACGGCAACGACTTGGCTGGCAAGGACGATGTGTTCGCTGTCGGCGCGTTCCGCGTCAGTGCGGACGAGAAGCTCTTGGCGTACTCGTTAGATGGGACAGGCGATGAGCGCTTCGTCTTACGGGTAAAGGACCTTCGGTCAGGTGAGTTGCTCGACGACGTCATCACAGGCGCCTACTACACTTGTGCATGGTCGCTCGACGCGAAGTACCTTTTCTATGTGACCGTGGATGCCGCCAATCGCCCCCACCAGGTCATGCGACACGAGCTGGGCACACCAGTGTGCAACGACGCGCTGGTGTTCCAGGAAGATGACTCCCGATTCTGGGTGACTGTGGTGCTCACCCGCAGCAAGCGGTTCCTGTGTATCCGAACCTCGAGCGCGACGACCAGCGAAGTGTGGCTACTGGACGCGGGTGACCCGACGGCGGCACCACAGGTCTTCCGACGTCGGGAACCGGGCGTCTACTACACCGTTGAGCACCAGTTTGGGCCCTCTGGTGCCGACAGGCTATTGGTTCTGCACAATAAGGACGCGGCCAACTTCGAGCTCTCTGTGGGCACGGCTGATAACGGTCCGTGGACTCCCGTCATCCCACATGACTCGGATACGCGACTGTCGTGGGTCATTGCCTTCGCGGACAATTTGGTTGTCTACTACCGCCGTGGCCTTGTAACTGGCCTGCGCGTGATCGATGAAGCCGGGGCCCATGAGATCGCATTTCCCGACGACGTGTACACCCTCGCTCCGGCGTCGAATCCACGCTACGACACGCAGCAATTCCGGCTGACGTACTCGTCGCCCATCACACCCGACAGTGTCTACAGCTATGACATGGCCGAACGACGGTTGTCTTTGCTCCGTCGACGTCCGGTACAGAACGGACCTGATGGCTCTCCCTACCGCTCGGAGGACTACCGGGTGGTTCGAGAGTGGGCTGTGGCCGAAGACGGTACCAAAATCCCCATCACCATCGTGTCGCGTGCTGACCTTCCTATCGACGGCTCGGCTGGCTGCGTGCTTTACGGCTACGGAAGCTACGAACGCCCCGTGGACATGGGGTTCTCGATCTACCGTCTGTCGCTACTCGACAGGGGTATCTGCTATGCCGTCGCTCATGTGCGCGGTGGTGGCGACATGGGCAAGGCCTGGCACGAAGCTGCGCGCAGGCTGACGAAGAAGACGTCCTTTTCAGACTATGTCGCGTGCGCACAGCACCTGGTTGCCAGAAGGTGGACTTCCTCGTCAACGTTGATCGCCCGGGGCAGTTCGGCTGGAGGATTGCTGGTTGGCGCAGCAGTCACAATGGCGCCAGAAGCCTTCGGCGGTGTGATCGCACGTGTCCCCTTCGTCGACCCGCTGACCGCAATGCTCGACGACAGCGCACCGTTGACCGCGACCGAACGGGACGAATGGGGAGACCCAATACAATTGCCCGAAGTCTACGCGTACATGAAGTCCTACTCGCCCTACGAGAATGTCCGGGCAATGCGGTATCCACCGATCCTCGCAATCACAAGCCTGAACGACACCCGCGTGCGGTGCCACGAGGCCGCCAAGTGGATCGCCAGGCTGAGGGCTCGGGCATACGGCGGTCCGTTCCTGCTGAAGACAGAACTGAAGGCCGGCCACCGAGGTCGCAGCGGACGTTACGACGCTTGGCGTACGGAAGCGCTCGTCCTTGCCTGGGTGGTCACCACTACTCGCGCGGCAAGAAAGTGA
- a CDS encoding class I SAM-dependent methyltransferase, giving the protein MTDFVDVHADNAAAWNQTSDWYRDKIAGALPGLRFGGVTLHPVETQLLKSLGDMSTWCDRAIHLQCAAGLDSVSLANFGAQSVLGIDIADELVDLATSLAAQLGKPVTFRCSDVLDPPAGLAGTADLVYTGKGAVHWMFDIKRWGQVVARLLRPGGWFMLFDFHPMMWLFRGSDTEMTPSGVSYFAPVISYREWPEQHVGALVLPPSEVKVKKLRPWPPSAVIQSLLDAGLDLKSFGEYPDTINAASTAYPQWQPENRRKVATMYSVLARKPE; this is encoded by the coding sequence ATGACCGATTTTGTGGACGTCCATGCGGACAACGCGGCTGCGTGGAACCAGACGAGCGACTGGTACCGCGACAAGATTGCTGGAGCTCTACCAGGACTACGCTTCGGTGGTGTGACTCTGCACCCGGTCGAAACCCAGTTGTTGAAGTCGCTCGGCGACATGAGCACTTGGTGCGACCGTGCGATCCATCTGCAGTGCGCGGCCGGGCTCGACAGCGTCTCCCTCGCCAACTTCGGCGCTCAATCAGTCCTGGGCATCGACATCGCCGACGAACTCGTCGATCTCGCTACCTCTCTGGCAGCCCAACTTGGCAAACCAGTCACCTTCCGGTGTTCCGACGTGCTCGACCCGCCAGCCGGGCTGGCCGGGACCGCCGATCTCGTCTATACCGGGAAGGGCGCGGTCCACTGGATGTTCGACATCAAGCGGTGGGGGCAGGTCGTCGCCCGCCTGCTGCGACCCGGCGGATGGTTCATGCTCTTCGACTTCCACCCGATGATGTGGTTGTTCCGGGGCAGTGACACAGAGATGACCCCAAGCGGGGTCAGCTACTTCGCACCAGTGATCTCCTATCGCGAATGGCCGGAACAGCACGTCGGCGCCCTCGTTCTGCCACCGTCGGAAGTGAAGGTCAAGAAGCTCCGGCCATGGCCGCCGAGCGCGGTCATCCAGAGCCTCCTCGATGCCGGCCTGGACTTGAAGTCTTTCGGCGAATACCCGGACACGATCAACGCTGCCAGCACGGCCTATCCACAGTGGCAGCCCGAAAACCGGAGGAAGGTCGCCACAATGTATTCCGTCCTGGCCAGAAAGCCCGAGTGA
- a CDS encoding type VII secretion protein EccB, giving the protein MTNYASALLALGSHAATTPVSAKSLIGVPRGPRIGIQDAPDALPGPGQVLRDGWTCSVHSVTAALPRCGSRPG; this is encoded by the coding sequence GTGACGAACTACGCGTCCGCGCTGCTCGCCCTCGGCAGCCACGCGGCGACGACGCCGGTCTCGGCGAAATCCCTGATCGGCGTCCCCCGCGGGCCGCGGATCGGCATCCAGGACGCACCGGACGCGCTGCCCGGGCCCGGCCAGGTGCTGCGTGACGGCTGGACGTGCTCGGTTCACTCGGTTACAGCGGCCTTGCCCCGGTGCGGATCCAGGCCGGGCTGA
- a CDS encoding amidohydrolase family protein, which translates to MAYGSARPCLGGHHYSRGKKVIIRGAEVFNGERWLGAAEIVVENGIVQGSCAGTQGDIIRMDGMIVIPGLIDAHIHLFPGFLSRLPRFGVTSVVDMFATPNLIDSLSAERSEFTADYISAGIGATAPGGHPVQLVGQGLYKDFPVLARTDNVTDFVAQRKAEGSGFIKVFLEKGELAGKCLPSLDVATVRALCRAAHDVGLLVVAHAVTVDAALAAIDGGIDGLAHAVVPDRNPDHLIDRMLAEDVFMVSTLVALGSTLGYDHTSLFRESLPISRGWRSHLAKPAGRRLESILWENTRKFMTSAIARGVRVLPGTDAAFPGVAPGASMHAELALLQDCGLSPVDAICAATAEAAAVFKLDRAGLIEPGYPATMLFLTSDPRNDVRATQDIGAIMLNGHLKSFQKSISDGET; encoded by the coding sequence TTGGCGTACGGAAGCGCTCGTCCTTGCCTGGGTGGTCACCACTACTCGCGCGGCAAGAAAGTGATCATCAGAGGTGCCGAAGTCTTCAACGGGGAGCGTTGGCTGGGAGCCGCAGAAATCGTTGTCGAGAACGGCATCGTGCAAGGCTCGTGCGCCGGTACTCAAGGCGACATCATCCGGATGGACGGCATGATCGTGATACCCGGTCTCATCGACGCGCACATCCATCTCTTCCCGGGGTTCTTGTCCCGGCTTCCGAGATTCGGTGTGACGAGTGTGGTGGACATGTTCGCCACACCGAATCTGATTGACTCCTTGTCCGCCGAGCGTTCAGAATTCACGGCCGACTATATCAGCGCGGGAATAGGCGCCACCGCGCCCGGAGGACATCCGGTCCAGTTGGTTGGCCAAGGGCTCTACAAAGACTTCCCAGTACTGGCACGAACTGACAACGTAACCGACTTCGTCGCCCAGCGCAAGGCAGAGGGAAGCGGGTTCATCAAGGTATTTCTAGAAAAGGGCGAACTCGCCGGCAAATGTCTTCCGAGTCTGGACGTCGCGACGGTTCGGGCGCTATGTCGGGCTGCGCACGACGTCGGCCTGCTCGTGGTAGCGCATGCCGTGACCGTGGACGCAGCTCTTGCCGCCATAGACGGCGGTATCGACGGACTCGCCCATGCGGTTGTTCCGGACCGTAATCCCGACCATTTGATCGATCGTATGCTAGCCGAAGACGTATTCATGGTATCAACCTTAGTGGCCCTCGGATCGACTCTAGGCTATGATCATACGAGCCTTTTTCGCGAGTCGCTTCCGATTAGTCGAGGGTGGCGATCTCACCTAGCCAAGCCGGCGGGGCGAAGGCTGGAATCAATTTTGTGGGAGAATACCAGAAAGTTCATGACTTCGGCCATCGCGCGAGGCGTCCGGGTCTTGCCAGGAACTGACGCTGCGTTTCCAGGTGTTGCACCCGGAGCGAGCATGCATGCAGAACTCGCTCTCCTTCAGGATTGCGGGCTTTCGCCGGTCGATGCCATTTGTGCGGCGACCGCGGAAGCCGCCGCAGTGTTCAAGCTCGACCGAGCCGGACTCATCGAACCGGGATATCCAGCAACAATGCTATTTCTCACCAGTGATCCACGGAACGACGTTCGGGCAACCCAGGACATCGGCGCAATCATGCTGAACGGTCATTTGAAATCATTTCAGAAGTCTATCTCCGACGGTGAAACGTAG
- a CDS encoding glycosyltransferase family 2 protein produces MVLDKPRRRTVAAEGLKTLSVVIPAYNEERTIAQAVRAARQGLTGLNIDGEVLVSASGCTDRTAEVAQEAGASVVVAERGKGAAITQGTKAADGDVICLMDADLEYYGEVPLVELLAGPIFQGIADATIANLYWRPIYPDHWLNGFFAPLAGLLFPARRRRSAPGLRATGSPARSPR; encoded by the coding sequence ATGGTTCTCGACAAGCCTCGGCGCCGTACGGTTGCCGCCGAGGGGCTCAAGACATTGTCCGTGGTCATTCCCGCATACAACGAAGAACGGACCATCGCCCAGGCCGTCCGGGCGGCGCGGCAGGGTTTGACCGGGCTCAACATCGACGGAGAAGTCCTTGTCAGCGCCAGTGGTTGCACCGACCGCACGGCGGAAGTCGCGCAGGAGGCGGGCGCGAGCGTTGTCGTCGCGGAGCGCGGTAAAGGGGCGGCGATCACTCAAGGGACAAAAGCCGCCGACGGCGATGTCATTTGCCTGATGGACGCCGATCTCGAGTACTACGGCGAAGTCCCGCTGGTCGAATTGCTCGCCGGGCCGATCTTCCAGGGAATCGCGGACGCGACCATCGCCAATCTCTACTGGCGGCCGATTTACCCCGACCATTGGCTGAACGGGTTTTTCGCGCCACTGGCCGGATTGCTGTTCCCCGCTCGCCGTCGAAGGTCAGCGCCGGGCCTTCGTGCAACCGGTAGCCCAGCGCGATCGCCTCGCTGA
- a CDS encoding NADPH-dependent FMN reductase: MNREKNQMTSRLLAIGGSLAARSLTSALLQQACAIAEEFGASTECLAVTRLQLDMFAPDTTTASDPRVARLLSAVSAADVVFLASPLYGGTPSGAVKNILDTLHLGKDGSIGPLSRKRCAVATVGGGALNGSYSFQRGGTGTLDIACKNLGAWVDPRHLEFSELHFDTDSNLHDAVSRDQLRSGVRRLLAVTLARAEVVSR, from the coding sequence ATGAACAGAGAGAAGAACCAGATGACATCCCGTCTACTTGCGATTGGCGGTAGCCTCGCCGCCCGATCGCTAACTTCTGCCCTGCTACAGCAGGCATGTGCGATCGCGGAAGAGTTTGGCGCCAGTACTGAGTGCCTCGCGGTAACCCGGCTCCAACTCGACATGTTTGCACCCGACACCACGACGGCGTCTGATCCAAGGGTGGCTCGGCTATTGTCCGCGGTCTCAGCCGCCGACGTAGTTTTCCTCGCGAGCCCGCTTTACGGTGGCACACCGTCCGGAGCGGTTAAGAACATCCTCGACACGCTGCACCTCGGTAAGGACGGGTCCATCGGTCCGTTGAGCCGGAAACGGTGTGCGGTCGCGACCGTCGGAGGCGGTGCGCTCAACGGTTCGTACTCCTTCCAGCGGGGTGGCACGGGAACGTTGGATATTGCCTGCAAGAACCTCGGCGCGTGGGTCGATCCCCGCCACCTGGAGTTCAGTGAGTTGCACTTCGACACCGATAGCAATTTGCACGACGCGGTGTCCCGCGACCAGCTGCGTAGCGGCGTGCGAAGGCTGCTCGCAGTTACCCTGGCTCGCGCTGAGGTGGTATCACGATGA
- a CDS encoding VOC family protein — translation MNAIAPAVTLMALTIDCADPAALAGFWGQALGRPVSPGATAENAQLEPTDPASGPRLFFQNVPEAKAAKNRLHLDLVTEHYEEEVERLNGLGAKSLNEVKVPGARWTTFADPEGNEFDLLTFQAA, via the coding sequence ATGAACGCAATCGCCCCCGCGGTAACCCTCATGGCCCTGACCATCGACTGCGCCGATCCCGCCGCGCTGGCCGGCTTCTGGGGCCAGGCCCTCGGCCGCCCGGTCAGCCCGGGCGCGACCGCCGAGAACGCGCAGCTGGAACCCACCGACCCGGCGAGCGGCCCGCGGCTGTTCTTCCAGAACGTCCCCGAGGCCAAGGCGGCGAAGAACCGGCTCCACCTCGACCTGGTCACCGAGCACTACGAGGAGGAGGTCGAGCGCCTCAACGGCCTCGGCGCCAAGTCCCTCAACGAGGTCAAGGTCCCCGGCGCCCGCTGGACCACCTTCGCCGACCCGGAGGGCAACGAGTTCGACCTGCTCACCTTCCAGGCCGCGTAG
- a CDS encoding helix-turn-helix domain-containing protein has protein sequence MSIEAIHWVLNTAPIPADRRDASSLTVVLVGLANHADPDGRNAFPALSTLARYTRLSERSVRYALRGLEELGLIRASDPGIVAAYVRRADRRPNGYDLAMPTLPFAVDNSASSGDNSSGNDPSARQSLPLAEQDGGQPTGPRGAGNDPAGGRACPRTILEPSKNRPPRTRTAARAHATPTTLSAPPPPPCGQCDARPGDRGISTRLVAIPGTGQVRRCPRCHPTEIAANTPQLDLEPRGR, from the coding sequence ATGAGCATCGAAGCCATCCACTGGGTGCTCAACACCGCACCGATCCCCGCCGACCGGCGAGACGCCTCCAGCCTGACCGTCGTGCTCGTAGGCCTGGCCAACCACGCCGATCCCGACGGACGCAACGCCTTCCCCGCTCTGAGCACGCTGGCCCGCTACACCCGCCTCTCGGAACGTTCCGTCCGCTACGCCCTGCGCGGGCTGGAGGAACTCGGCCTCATCCGGGCTTCCGACCCCGGCATCGTCGCCGCCTACGTACGCCGAGCCGACCGCCGCCCCAACGGCTACGACCTCGCCATGCCCACCCTTCCCTTCGCTGTGGACAACTCCGCTTCATCTGGGGATAACTCGAGTGGCAACGACCCCAGCGCCCGGCAGAGCCTGCCCCTCGCCGAGCAGGACGGGGGGCAACCAACGGGTCCACGGGGGGCAGGGAACGACCCAGCGGGGGGCAGAGCGTGCCCCCGAACCATCCTTGAACCTTCCAAGAACCGTCCCCCGCGCACGCGCACAGCCGCCCGCGCACACGCGACCCCGACCACCCTCAGCGCTCCCCCGCCGCCACCCTGCGGCCAGTGCGACGCCCGTCCCGGCGACCGTGGTATCAGCACCCGCCTCGTCGCCATCCCGGGGACCGGCCAGGTCCGGCGCTGCCCCCGGTGCCACCCCACCGAGATCGCGGCGAACACCCCGCAACTCGACCTGGAGCCGAGGGGCCGATGA
- a CDS encoding YcaO-like family protein, translated as MRAVDVAVFRHLRDHSLISVRGRQINLPIQAESIAGTLSGRHVIPTPTLDGEAAAADNVVNRLGQLLSRAQTATCSASDVSVLIDGSLSDLLGPSVVQEQFAAIGAKEFASTTQPHSELSADLLVTLTDSFDYERFCQWEDLASARGIPWAPWYLTERGAAFGPYFEPGSSPGTRDLVGRWITAAKEESRARAMARRPVFSTWLDRSRGSLMWLLATFIADLSAWLYGDGGAGRWHHVTADAESLAVQRHPVLPLPQAERDLDVSGSPLNVRDVVSRSTGIVVGLRPITLSPSMPTGITYVESQTADMSRLEPWSSNIYNAGSSWDDPGHAEQGAIGEAIERYCGNFVDESRLVRASYRELCRRGVRAVDPRSLALFSNRQYQTPGFPFVEFGSDVTTSWTLGRSLVTEEDVFVPASLVYVNWNTGRSIFDPPTNPAYYPGIAAGTSLDDALSNALEEVVERDASTVWWLSGARMATTGGPLIDSLTSRVPAGSSISTEVIPIPNAAGFPVMAGVVTDPDSSLCTLGLACRSTPEEAAKKALLEAFGLLESALDMQRLDGGFWQAYESSGAGIQAVKPIRSDRRYLDSYRQDFRDVTDLFCQLQVQLDPRACEIVSQRWDTDSQVDWDKLPRMPDRSTARYVDSLAEVGFEPIWVDLTTIDARAAGWHAVRVLAPGLVPNFPTAFAPLGGGRVLAEPARLGWADQVNDEASVWRFPMPYA; from the coding sequence ATGCGAGCTGTGGATGTTGCGGTGTTCCGTCACCTGCGGGACCACTCTCTGATTTCTGTGAGGGGGAGGCAGATCAACCTGCCGATCCAGGCCGAATCGATTGCTGGCACACTTAGCGGTCGCCACGTGATCCCCACACCTACTTTAGATGGTGAAGCTGCGGCCGCCGACAATGTCGTGAACAGACTTGGCCAGCTATTATCGAGAGCGCAGACAGCAACCTGTTCCGCGTCGGACGTGTCCGTGCTGATAGACGGTAGCTTATCCGACCTACTTGGGCCGTCCGTGGTGCAGGAGCAGTTCGCCGCCATTGGCGCTAAAGAGTTCGCATCGACGACTCAGCCTCACAGCGAACTCTCGGCTGATCTGCTAGTCACGCTGACCGATTCGTTCGACTATGAACGGTTCTGCCAGTGGGAGGATCTCGCGTCCGCGCGGGGCATTCCTTGGGCGCCTTGGTACCTCACTGAGCGAGGAGCGGCGTTCGGTCCGTACTTCGAACCCGGTTCAAGTCCCGGAACACGAGATCTGGTCGGCCGCTGGATCACGGCAGCGAAGGAGGAGTCGCGTGCTCGTGCAATGGCACGGCGGCCGGTGTTCTCGACGTGGCTCGACAGGTCGCGCGGCTCATTAATGTGGCTGTTAGCGACGTTCATAGCAGACTTGTCCGCCTGGCTATACGGCGACGGCGGCGCGGGTAGATGGCACCATGTGACGGCGGACGCCGAGAGCTTGGCGGTTCAGCGGCATCCAGTGTTGCCGCTACCGCAGGCGGAGCGGGATCTGGATGTCAGCGGCAGTCCACTGAACGTGCGTGACGTGGTTTCCCGCAGCACAGGGATCGTGGTCGGCCTCCGGCCCATCACCCTCAGCCCGAGCATGCCAACCGGAATCACGTACGTCGAGAGCCAGACGGCCGACATGTCCCGCCTCGAACCATGGTCGTCGAACATCTACAACGCCGGCAGTTCATGGGACGACCCCGGCCACGCTGAGCAAGGCGCGATCGGCGAGGCGATTGAGAGATACTGCGGCAATTTCGTCGACGAGTCCCGGTTGGTTCGTGCCAGCTACCGTGAGCTGTGCCGTCGCGGCGTACGGGCGGTGGACCCTCGCTCGCTGGCGTTATTTTCTAACCGCCAATACCAGACACCCGGCTTCCCGTTCGTTGAGTTCGGCAGCGACGTCACCACCAGCTGGACGCTAGGCCGATCGCTGGTCACAGAAGAGGACGTGTTCGTACCGGCGTCGCTGGTGTATGTGAACTGGAACACCGGCCGGTCGATCTTCGACCCGCCGACCAATCCCGCGTACTACCCGGGCATCGCGGCCGGTACAAGTCTCGACGACGCATTGTCCAACGCTCTCGAAGAGGTCGTGGAGCGGGACGCCTCCACAGTGTGGTGGCTAAGTGGTGCACGGATGGCGACGACCGGCGGGCCGCTCATCGACTCCCTGACTTCCAGGGTCCCCGCGGGATCGAGCATATCGACTGAGGTGATCCCGATCCCGAATGCCGCAGGGTTCCCTGTCATGGCGGGCGTGGTTACCGATCCTGACAGCAGCCTGTGCACCTTGGGCCTAGCTTGTCGATCGACTCCAGAGGAAGCCGCGAAGAAGGCATTACTGGAGGCATTCGGACTGCTGGAGTCTGCTCTGGACATGCAGCGCCTGGACGGAGGTTTCTGGCAGGCGTACGAGTCGAGCGGTGCGGGGATTCAGGCCGTTAAGCCGATCAGGTCGGACCGCCGCTATCTGGACAGCTACCGGCAAGACTTTCGTGACGTCACCGACCTGTTCTGCCAGCTGCAGGTCCAACTCGACCCACGTGCGTGTGAGATCGTCTCGCAGCGCTGGGACACTGACTCGCAGGTTGACTGGGACAAACTGCCACGGATGCCTGATCGATCGACGGCCCGGTACGTGGACTCGCTTGCCGAGGTTGGTTTCGAACCGATCTGGGTCGACCTGACGACCATCGACGCACGTGCGGCTGGATGGCACGCGGTGCGTGTGCTGGCACCGGGGTTGGTCCCCAATTTTCCCACCGCGTTCGCGCCGCTGGGAGGTGGGCGTGTACTCGCGGAGCCTGCTCGCTTGGGTTGGGCCGACCAGGTCAACGACGAGGCCTCCGTGTGGCGTTTTCCGATGCCCTATGCGTGA